A window of the Acipenser ruthenus chromosome 30, fAciRut3.2 maternal haplotype, whole genome shotgun sequence genome harbors these coding sequences:
- the mlnl gene encoding motilin-like, whose amino-acid sequence MVHGKVIGSLLVVCLVAMLAEQTEGFLSFFSPSDMRRMMEKEKSKTGKKSVRSGETESGELAAPERYMEEEAAMLGTPLEIGVRLSSRQFDKYGAALGEVLNEMLEEGGKGEAYWENWERGLLSETASTGLKEVILVLGTG is encoded by the exons ATGGTCCACGGCAAGGTGATTGGCAGCCTCTTGGTGGTGTGTTTGGTGGCCATGCTGGCAGAGCAGACTGAAGGATTTCTCAGCTTCTTCAGCCCCAGTGACATGAGGAGGATGATG GAGAAGGAGAAGAGCAAGACGGGGAAGAAGTCGGTGAGATCGGGGGAGACAGAGTCGGGAGAGCTGGCCGCTCCAGAGAGATACATGGAGGAGGAGGCTGCCATG CTGGGCACCCCCCTGGAGATCGGGGTTCGACTGAGCTCCCGGCAGTTTGACAAGTACGGGGCAGCACTGGGGGAGGTACTGAACGAGATGCTGGAGGAAGGGGGGAAAGGTGAGGCTTACTGGGAAAACTGGGAGAGGGGGCTGCTGTCAGAAACGGCTAGCACCGGTCTGAAGGAGGTTATACTGGTTTTAGGAACTGGCTAG
- the LOC117397028 gene encoding LEM domain-containing protein 2-like: MASTLDDEELRRELKSFGFCPGPISDSTRKLYLNKLKKLGSENCSKSRFARTQRSHKHGLSSSSSNIASSPQHQTQHSHRHDSLRLRENSASPSHRYRTPSFNQQDSDESDDYEAYSHYGPPAAHANQFTSYTKEDLQKRCDSTVKQNVFLDRQLSRALFTCTLVLSAALIWLVYVKTVGLGQNEDVKDNLKMLPVDCKGKTDTYCRAEEHKVHMQLLSELYSFLAKVAGDFECGNPSELKSKCVYVDDAKSYLAILNRGYTDRFEAALQMIIQSRRDLGIRVVEPGHAPGTVRCLESSQPQMGLVCRFSRAVFTVMSRMFIFVLALGVLWGVLILLRFRWRRLQEEEQAMYELVKRIIGEVRDHYKDWDQGLEPIPYVPIPHVRDSLIPPQNRRRMRRIWDRAVEFLSSNESRIRTETHRIAGEDFLVWRWTQPVELSDSS, encoded by the exons ATGGCTTCTACTTTAGACGATGAGGAACTTCGGAGGGAGCTGAAATCTTTCGGGTTCTGTCCGGGTCCAATCTCAGACAGTACCAGGAAGCTTTACCTCAACAAACTCAAGAAGCTCGGGTCAGAAAACTGCAGTAAATCGAGGTTTGCCAGAACCCAGAGATCCCACAAGCATGGACTGAGCTCCAGCAGCAGCAACATCGCGAGCAGTCCGCAGCATCAAACCCAACACAGCCACAGGCATGACAGCCTGAGACTGCGGGAGAACAGCGCCAGCCCCAGCCACCGATACCGGACTCCAAGCTTCAACCAGCAGGACAGCGACGAATCCGACGATTATGAAGCGTATTCCCACTACGGCCCGCCGGCTGCCCACGCGAACCAGTTCACCTCGTACACGAAGGAGGATTTGCAGAAGCGATGCGACAGCACGGTGAAGCAGAACGTGTTTCTGGATCGCCAGCTCTCTCGGGCTCTGTTTACATGCACCCTGGTTCTGTCCGCTGCCCTGATTTGGCTGGTCTATGTGAAAACCGTGGGTCTGGGGCAAAACGAAGATGTGAAAGATAATC tTAAAATGCTTCCTGTGGACTGCAAGGGGAAAACCGACACA TACTGCAGAGCTGAGGAACACAAGGTGCACATGCAGCTGCTGTCTGAGCTGTACAGCTTCCTCGCCAAGGTGGCAG GTGACTTTGAGTGTGGGAATCCATCAGAACTCAAGAGTAAATGTGTTTATGTTGATGATGCCAAAAGTTATTTAGCC ATTTTAAACAGGGGCTATACGGACCGCTTTGAAGCAGCTCTTCAGATGATCATTCAGAGCAGGCGAGACCTGGGCATCCG GGTGGTGGAGCCAGGCCATGCCCCCGGGACAGTGCGGTGCCTGGAGTCCAGTCAGCCCCAGATGGGACTCGTGTGCCGCTTCAGCAGGGCTGTCTTCACCGTTATGAGCAGGATGTTCATATTCGTCCTTG CTCTAGGGGTGCTGTGGGGAGTCCTGATCCTGCTGCGCTTCCGCTGGAGGAGGCtgcaggaggaggagcaggccATGTACGAGCTGGTGAAGAGGATCATAG gggaGGTCCGGGATCACTATAAAGACTGGGATCAGGGTCTGGAGCCCATTCCCTATGTACCCATCCCTCACGTGCGGGACTCCCTCATCCCACCACAGAACAG GAGGCGCATGAGGCGGATTTGGGACCGGGCTGTGGAGTTCCTGTCCTCGAACGAGTCTCGTATCCGCACAGAGACGCACCGCATCGCCGGGGAGGATTTCCTGGTGTGGCGCTGGACCCAGCCCGTGGAGCTGTCCGACTCCAGCTAG